From a region of the Oryctolagus cuniculus unplaced genomic scaffold, mOryCun1.1 SCAFFOLD_265, whole genome shotgun sequence genome:
- the USP51 gene encoding ubiquitin carboxyl-terminal hydrolase 51, giving the protein MAQVPEASSFSGSVACWSSRVGGGASPEKAVEKAGKMEEEAVGAAKAYAGREAEMKVESLEELKPAAKDNLTWSGSGGDEKVLPSTPPYRYSSSSPVCPRRKPRPRPQPGARSRGPPGNSVPPLSPARPPPPPPPLPLPRSRTWRGSRRRSRLGSRPQTRRSCSVDVGDSGDPGGLGDWLLEVELDQGPTGCCHVESFKVTKNWQKNLRLIYQRFVWSGTPETRKRKAKSCICHVCSTHMNRLHSCLSCVFFGCFTEKHIHKHAETKQHNLAVDLYYGVIYCFMCKDYVYDKDIEQIAKETKEKILKLLTSTDSSHQQFITSEVEEKQLTCESKEQEPKLVKPKKKRRKKSVYTVGLRGLINLGNTCFMNCIVQALTHIPLLKDFFLSNKHKCIMTSPSLCLVCEMSSLFHAMYSGSRTPHIPYKLLHLIWIHAEHLAGYRQQDAHEFLIAILDVLHRHSKDDSVGQESSNSNCCNCIIDQIFTGGLQSDVTCQACHSVSTTIDPCWDISLDLPGSCATFSPQNTEMADSTMSRADHIPGIPSLTDCLQWFTRPEDLGSSAKIKCSSCQSYQESTKQLTMKKLPMVACFHLKRFEHVGKQRRKINTFISFPLELDMTPFLASTKESRMKECQPSTDCVSNENKYSLFAVINHHGTLESGHYTSFIRQQKDQWFSCDDAIITKATIEDLLYSEGYLLFYHKQGLEKD; this is encoded by the coding sequence ATGGCTCAGGTTCCAGAAGCTTCCTCGTTCTCCGGCTCCGTGGCTTGCTGGAGCTCGCGAGTGGGGGGAGGAGCCTCGCCCGAAAAGGCGGTTGAGAAGGCGGGGAAAatggaggaggaggcagtgggCGCGGCGAAGGCGTACGCGGGCCGGGAAGCTGAGATGAAGGTGGAGTCCTTGGAGGAACTTAAACCAGCGGCTAAGGATAACTTGACGTGGAGCGGTAGTGGCGGCGATGAGAAGGTGCTCCCTTCAACCCCCCCTTACCGTTACAGCAGCTCCTCGCCTGTTTGTCCACGCCGAAAGCCCCGCCCTCGGCCCCAGCCCGGGGCCCGCTCCCGAGGCCCACCGGGGAACTCGGTCCCACCCCTGTCTccagcccggcccccgcccccgcctccgccACTGCCCCTGCCGCGCTCCCGGACCTGGCGGGGATCCCGGCGTAGATCTCGGCTGGGGTCCCGGCCCCAGACGCGGAGAAGCTGCTCTGTTGACGTCGGGGACTCTGGAGATCCAGGCGGTTTGGGAGACTGGTTGCTGGAGGTCGAATTGGATCAGGGTCCCACAGGTTGCTGTCACGTGGAGAGTTTTAAAGTCACCAAGAACTGGCAGAAGAACCTTCGCTTGATCTACCAGCGTTTCGTTTGGAGTGGGACACCAGAAACTAGGAAACGTAAAGCAAAGTCATGCATCTGTCACGTATGTAGTACTCATATGAACAGACTCCACTCTTGTCTCTCCTGTGTCTTTTTTGGCTGCTTTACTGAGAAACACATTCATAAACATGCAGAAACAAAACAGCACAATTTAGCTGTAGATCTTTATTATGGAGTTATATATTGTTTTATGTGTAAGGATTATGTATATGACAAAGACATAGAACAGATTgccaaagaaacaaaagagaaaattttgaaattactaACTTCAACCGATAGTTCTCATCAACAGTTTATCACATCAGAGGTTGAAGAGAAGCAGTTAACCTGTGAATCAAAGGAACAGGAGCCAAAATTGGTGAAAcccaagaaaaagagaagaaaaaagtcaGTTTATACTGTCGGTTTGAGAGGGCTAATAAATCTTGGGAACACCTGTTTTATGAACTGTATTGTCCAGGCACTTACCCATATTCCTTTACTAAaggatttctttctctcaaaCAAGCACAAATGTATAATGACAAGCCCCAGCTTGTGTCTGGTCTGTGAAATGTCTTCTCTTTTTCATGCTATGTACTCTGGGAGCAGAACTCCCCACATTCCCTATAAGTTACTGCACCTTATATGGATTCATGCAGAACATTTAGCAGGGTATAGACAGCAGGATGCCCACGAGTTCCTTATTGCAATATTAGATGTACTGCATAGACACAGCAAAGATGATAGTGTTGGGCAGGAGTCCAGTAACTCCAATTGCTGTAACTGCATCATAGACCAAATCTTTACAGGAGGCTTACAGTCTGATGTCACATGTCAAGCCTGTCATAGTGTGTCAACCACCATAGATCCATGCTGGGACATCAGTTTGGACTTGCCTGGCTCTTGTGCCACATTCAGTCCCCAGAATACAGAGATGGCTGACAGCACAATGAGCAGAGCTGACCACATACCAGGAATCCCCTCACTCACAGACTGCCTCCAGTGGTTTACAAGGCCAGAGGACCTGGGCAGCAGTGCCAAAATCAAATGCAGTAGTTGCCAAAGCTACCAGGAATCTACCAAACAGCTCACAATGAAGAAATTACCCATGGTGGCCTGTTTTCACCTCAAGCGGTTTGAACATGTAGGCAAACAGAGGCGTAAAATTAATACCTTTATCTCCTTTCCCTTGGAGCTGGACATGACTCCATTTTTGGCCTCTACTAAAGAGAGCAGAATGAAAGAGTGTCAGCCATCAACAGATTGTGTGTCCAATGAGAATAAGTATTCCTTGTTTGCAGTGATTAATCACCATGGAACTTTGGAAAGTGGCCACTATACCAGCTTTATCCGTCAACAAAAGGACCAGTGGTTCAGCTGTGATGATGCGATCATCACCAAGGCTACCATTGAGGACTTACTCTACAGTGAAGGATATTTACTGTTCTATCACAAACAGGGTCTGGAGAAAGACTAG